The Nitrosopumilus sp. b3 sequence CAGAGTATTCAGACTATCAAAGGAGTAAATGTGATTGATGAAGATACAATTGAGATTTACGTAGATTATTGGCATTTTGATGAAGGAGAGATTGCAGAATGGGCATTATTATGGAGCTCAATGCCATGGGAGATTTACGCTGCAATGGAAGAAGCAGTAATGGATGGGAAAGCGTCATTTTCAAGATCAGGCGCTACAAGTAAAAATGTAAACTGGCTATCATTAATTATTCCAAACGATGCAAATACTATCAAAAGTTATTTGCAGGAATTCAAAAATACGAACCACATTCCAAATGCTTTAAAAGATTATAGAGATACAGTATATTTTGAAAACAGATATGATTATTCAATCAAATGGATTGAAAACAACAATCATGCAGTGATTAGCAACGGTCCATTTTATCTTGAATCGTATTCACCAGAATCAAGAACAATAACAGTGAGGGAATTCAAGGATGAATCATATCCATTTAAAATTGGAAAGTGGGAGCAGTTTGAAAATGCAAAGTTTCCTAAAATCAAAAAAGTAGATATTAAAAACACATTACAAAAAAGTGCAGAACTTAACGTGGATATAAAAGCAGAAAATTCAGACAGCATTCTTTACTTTTTAACAAATAGTAATGGAGAAATGATATCATCAAAAACAATTGAACTAGATGATGAAAGCATCACAATCACAATTCCCTCAGAGACTACAAAAGATTTTGGAATGGGTGCAAACAACATCAAAATATTTGCGATTTCAAACTCGGTGTTAAAACCTGATTTTTATGAATCAAGTTTTATTGTAACAGAAAAAGGGGAGAGATTACCTTCAAGTATTCCTAGTGACAAAGTTTTTGTAGAAAATGAATCAAATGTTTGGTTTTGGATAATTCCAGTAGTTATTTTTCTAAGTATAATTTTCTTAAAAAAGAGGTATCAAGCCAAACCATAATCCTTTAGGATCAAGTCTATCTGAGATTCGTTTTCAAGTTTAGAGTACTCATCAAAGAGATTTTTATTTAATTCATAAAATGTATGGCCCCATTTGAATTTGTTAAGTAGTTCCAAACCTTGTTCTTTTTCTCCCAGAATTATTAACGATGCAGATAATGCTTCAGCAGTAGTAAGCTTGTTGAGTTTTGAATAATTTACTGGATTACCTGCAAGCAAAGGAGGGAGTTTTCTCTTTATTCCATTAAATTTTTTTGAAAAAGCTTGATCTGCAAGATTCCATGAACAATCAATACCAATTATAGAATTTATCAGGAATTTATCTTTGGGAAGAAGTGTCTTTTCTGAGAACGGATCTAAGACTAGCCCTTTAGTACCAATTTTTTTGATGTTTTGAGCAAGACCGAATTTGACCATTTTAGCAGCTGTGCATTTTTTTGGATCATCCTGATAAAACATTAACACCTGTAATTTCACTTTAATCAGTTATACAGTAGAGAGTATTTTGAATTTACTCTAGAGTTTTGTATGTGATTTTGTAATAGAAACGAGAGGCTTGATCATCTTTGATAATCTCAACATTCCAATTTGCATCAGACAAAAATGCATCTGAAGACTCAGGCAGGATGCTAAATTTTTCCAATCGTACATCAGGACCGCTGTACCTTACATTCAAAGACATCCCATCAACTTCAACAACATCATAGATTTGGCCAGGTTTGCGTGTAGATTCACTCACAAGACAATCAGCATCAGTCCCAATTATGCAAACTCCAGATTCACTTGAAACTTTGAGATTGACATTTGATTCATCTCCTCTAGTAGGGGTAATCAAAGAACCGGAAATAACACGTGGTGCAACTGTTTGGTCATTTACAGTTTTTTCAGCAGTGAAAATAGAAATTGCGTCTTCAGAAAGTCTATTTTCTTTCTCAATTAGCGTATCTAATGTTGGAGTTTTTGGTTTTTCAACTACATTGAATTTAATGGATTTTGCTTCAAAATCAGCATCAACTAATGCTTCGTATGAGCCAATTGCTGATGGAGATGAAGGAATAGTGAATTGGTATGTAAAGGTACCAGAAGAACTAGGGCGTATTGTAGTTACAGGGCCATGACTTTTACCACAAATAAAAGAGCCACATGTTATTTCACTTCCTGTTTTCTTAGCAACACTCACTTCAAACTTCTCAAGATAAATTAGCTTGTTTGGTTTTCCAGAAATTTCTACAACATCGCCTGGATAATATTCAGATTTGCCAGTGAATAGTAAAAGGGATAATGGAGCATCAACTCCAAAAGTGAAATCATTTACAACTGAAAATGTTGTTTCAGTTCTAGTATTTGCATATGTTGCTTTTACAGTATAACTTCCTTCAGCAAATATTGTTGCAGGGAGTTCGAAAAGACTTGTAAAGTCACCACCTTGGGATGGATAAACAGATGATTCATGAATTTGTTTATATGGGAATTTTCCATCAACAACCTTGATTGAGACTCGCTCAGGAACCACAAGCCCTTGTCCACTATCACCTTGAGTACGTTTAATGATATTACCAACAACTTTTAGTTTTTCACCAGCCTTGTATAATGATTTTTCAGTTGTTACAAAGATAGGGGTTTTTGACAGTGTGTCATTTTCAGGATCAGGAGATACTTTGAAGAAAAGAACTTTACTTTCAGAAGCTGTGGATACTTTAATTTTATAGATTCCAAAATTAGATTTTTTAACATCTCTTTCCTTGTCATCAATCTTTAGATTTTGAGTTTTTTCTGCAATCGGAGTTTTCCAGTCAAATGAAAATCTTTGATCATCAATTACTGCACCAAAATCACTTCTAGAACCATCAGGTTTTGTAATTGAAATTACTGGAAACTTGTCAGCAAGAGGAGGAAAAATTCCAGTAAGACGAACTGTTTCACCCAAACCATAGACTTCTTTGTCAAGTGAGAGAATTGCACCATCTTTCAAATCAAGGGAATTTGCAGTTTCAAAACTAGTAGAAGCTGATAGACCTTCATACTTTGCTTGAACAGTATATTTTCCTTCAGAGAAAATGAGTTTGCTCAACTCAGTTGTAACAGTAAAAATTCCAGAGGATTCAGGAATTGCAGTAAAATCATACCCTATTGAAACACCACTTGTAGATAGTTTTCCTGCGTCAGAAGAACCGATAATTTGTAATGGTTTGCCATCTTCTGTCAAGATCGTAACTTTAACAGGTGCAGTTTCAAAACTTGCACGAGAAACAGTATTTGCTATTTGTCCTGTGATTATGATTTTTTTATCTAAACCAAATTCATAGAGAGTTTTATCAGTGAATACTGTAAGAGGGACATTTGATTTTACATATGTGGATGGATCTTTTACAACCTGAATGAATTTTGTTGCAGAGCCAATATCTTTACTGACCTTTATAGAGTAGCCGCCCAATCGTGTGTCGCTTTGTGGAATTTTAAATGAATATTTGAATTTACTATCACCGTCTAATCTTACAACATCGAGGATTTTCAGTGTAGACCCCCCACCAGTAGATCCACCCAAAGAAAGATTCTTGGTCTGAACAATTTCTAAATCAAATGAATCAACCCATTTGTCATTTAATCTTCCAGTAATGTTTACAGTTTCACCAAGTCCATAGACTTCTTTGTCAGTCCATAGTGAAATTGGCACATTTTCTTTGACATCCTTATTTACATCAAAATAAATCAAGGCAGATTTATCAAAATATTCAGCATACACCTCATATGTCCCATAGACAGGGTTTACAGTAGTCAAAAACAAACTGGTTGAAAATTTATCTTTTGTAGGGTATAGATTACCACTTGAAACAACTTTCCCCTGAGGATCTTTTACAGTTAATTTCATTCCTTCAAATGGAATTGTTTCTGAAGTAACTCCAGTTATTGAAACAAGTTGTCCTGGAATGTATTGTGATTTATCAGTAATAATACTTAGAGAAGAATCATCTTTAGTTTTTTGCTCCAATAACTCATATCCCACAGAAAAATTTGTTTTGGCACTTGCACCAGCATAGAAAACAGATACAGTGTATTCACCTTCTTTGATTCCCAGAACTTGATGTAAGTTGAGTGTTGTTTTGTATTTGAGATTCAAATCAGGGTATAGTTTTAGAGATTGAAAATAATTTGGGCCTGAAATTTCTACTTTAATTGGTTCTGATTGGAAAAATGGTTTTACGATAAAAACTTCTTTTGATACACTACCAGTTATTGTAGCAGTTTGGCCAAACAAATATGATGACTTGTCAGTGGACGCAGTTACAGTGACTTCATCAGATGCTTTAGTTTCTAAAATCTTTCCATTTGATGAACCGGCAGTGGAAGTTGCAAACTTCCAATCATCAGAACTATCAAAATCATATCCATCAAAGAGTCGCTGCCAAGATTTAAAGTCATTTTGAATATCGGCAATTAGCGGAGTCTTATCAACTACAACTCCATTCTTGTCTCTTAATTCCACCATTTCATTTGAATCAGTAAACCAGACACTTTGATAAGAATATGTTAAAAATTGGCCAGGTTTAATTATGGTTCCATCAGGTATTGTCATTGTTTTTTTGAGAACTGTAGTTGATGCAATTTTCCAACCACCCAAATCAACATCAGAGTTTGTTGGATTGTAAATTTCCACCCATTCAGAGATTGATGTTGCATCATTTCCAGGCGGATTGATATCCACTTCATTAATCACAACATGCTCTGAATTTGTTTGAGCATATACCGGAACAATAATTCCTGCAAGTAAGACCAATGATAAAACTAGAGATAGATTACGAATCATTGTTGTTTCCTAATTTGATTGAATATAGGACTCTTTTTAGAATGAAATTGAGGAAAAGTTGAGCTTGTTGTTAAAGTCATATATCTTAAAAACATGAATTTTTTTGGGATTTATCTCTATTAAGGCAAACGTAGGAATTATTCTTTGGAATAGTCACAATTAGGGCATTTTTTATTAAAAACTTGAGAACCACACTCCATACAAATTCCCTCACCCACATCTTTTTGGATTGATTGCTTTCGTTTCCCAACATACACCTTGATTCCAAAATACATGAGAATCACAATAATTGCAGCATATACTGGAGCCATAAACGGAATAAGCCCTATCATAAATAGCAAAAGCCCTACAATTAGCAGGATATCACGGCGCTCAAATTTCAATAAAAAAACACCTCAAAGAATTCATAAAAACATGCCGGAGCTCAGAGCCAATTAGTTTACTTCATTTCAAAGTCAATTCTCTAACTCTTCTTCATCGCTCGGCAAAGAGTAAAGGTAATGATTTGATAATAAGATAATGATTCTGGTGGGATCGGCGAAATTTGAATTCGCGACCTCTGCGTCCCAAACGCAGAATCATACCAAGCTAGACCACGATCCCAGCGAATTTCCAAAGTAGCCCAATTTAAGCTTCACAGATATGAGGTTTCAGGGTAAAAATTATTCCCAAACTAAAAATCATGCAGGAACAGATTTGAAATAAAGAAAAATAAGAAAAAAGAGGTTTGTTTTATGTGAACGTTAGTTCCAATTGCGGAATGTTTGCCTGAGTTTCTCGTGCTGCAATGTTGATTCTACCTGAAGAGTCCTCATCACTTTTCATGATTACCCAACCATAGTTTGGAGTACCATCAAGATAAGCCATGATGTCTTTAGTAACATCAAACTCTATCCATTTTCCAGATATGTCATTTGAGATAACTACCGTATCAGTAACAGTTGCCATAAAGCTACCACCATCCCAATTTTCACATGCATTCTCATCAGAGCAATCCCATGTTACACCCTTTTGTGTTCCAACAAAATTTGCAAATGGTGCATTAGAACCGACTCCTTCTTGCCATGGTTCAGTTAAACTACGAACCGTAACTGATTGACCTTCTTGCCATCGTCCATCATTGTCAACTACAAAAATTTTCAGTTTTGCAGAGTCCAGTGTTTTATCACCTAGGGCAGTTCCCAATTGTGCTTCATCAAAACCAACTAGGACTCTGTTATTTGTTGGACCAGAACCCATGACACGCAAGACTTCGCTTGCTCCTTCATTTGATTGCTGTAATCCTTCTCTAACAAAGCTGTCTTTTGATGAAAAGAGAATGGCAGAATTTTCAGTGAATTGAATGTCAGATACAGAAGTCTTTACTGCTCGGAATGCCGAGAAGCTATCAGTGTTTGTTCCCATCATTTGTGAATCAAAACCTTGGCTTTGTTGAATAAATATTCCAGTAGGGAATGATGCAGATGAAGGATCAAAACACAATCCAGTGTTGCAAAGCATTTCGTAGTTTTTATCAGAAAGCAAAGACGACGTGAATCCATTACCTAGCATAAAAAAAGTCATGCCAGAAAAGACCACGCCAGCTATTACCATCACACTTAGAAGTTTAATTCCAGAATGCTCAGTTGTCGTCAGCGTTTTCATTACTTTATGATATACTATCGTATTAGTATAGACTTGTTTGTAATCTGATTACACACATTTTTCAAATGTATTGTAAAACCAAGATATTCAGAATGTGTTTTGAGAACATACAAAAATAATTGATGAAAATATTAAAGATTAATTTTGAGATGCAATGAATGATGCATCAACAATTCCATATCCATATTCATTTAGATTGTTACCTTGTGATGAATTGGGTCTTGCATTTTGTTCAATTTCATTCAATAATTGCTCAGGAGACAATTCAGAGTTTGAGTCAATCATAAGTGCAACAATTCCTGCAACATGTGGAGTAGTAGCCGATGTTCCATAAAACAAGTTGCCACCATATGCAATTGTAGTGACACCGTTTGGACCTACAACACTTGGAACTGATTTACCATTATTTGTAGGGCCATGGGAACTAAATGATTCCAATTTTCCATCCATGCTGTTTACTGCTCCAACTACAATGACACCTTTAGCGTCAGCTGGGACTACGACACTACCTGAGGATACAGGATATTCTATACTGTTGTTAACTGAAAATAACTCCATAGTGGAGTGTTTTGGTACGTCTGATGGGGATTTTAGTTCACCCACATAAGATATTCCCAAAGCATACAATCCGGCCATTTGTGGCATAAAGAATACGCTTTCAGTTTTTTCAGAGTCTGAGGTCTGAGTGTTTGCAGAATAATCTACAATTTGACCCAATGGATCTACAAGTACCAAATCAAAGTCAGATGAGTCACCCATTCCATCATTCCAGTTTAGATAAATCATGATTGGGACTTTATTGTTAATTTGAGATTCAGAAACTGATAGAGATAGCCCTTCATCACTTTCTGCAAACTCATGCCATGAATTTAGATCACTATCAGAGAAAGAACCTTCCCAGTGTTTTTCTGCAAAGTTTCCTGATGGTACAATTACAGAGATTCCATGATTAATTGCTTCTTCAACTTTTTTAGTTATATGACTGGAACCATCAGTTGGCAAGTTTGGCCATCCTGCTGCCATTGCAATTACATCTACATTATTTGCAATTGCCTCATCAATTGCACGTCCAAATTCAACATCCGTGTTCATCTCATATAGATAAAGTCCAGAGTTTGGAGCAACATCAGATATGATTTCAGCAACTGCTGTTCCGTGACTTTGACTTTCGCCTTGTTCAATAGATTGGAGAACCATAGAGTTTTCAAAGGAATTTCTAAATGATTTAAAATCTACAATGTTATCAGAGATTTTTGGATTTTCAGTATCAAATACAATATCAAGTACTGCAACTTTTACATCTTCACCTGTAATTCCAGAACCGTGAACAATGTCCACATTAGTTGAGAATACTCCTTCTGAAACGGGGTATTTATCAGAGTTGGATGTGCGAATAATTGATTTGTCATTAGGGGAATCGTTTGCGTTGGCAGAATCAGAGTTTGATGAACTTTTTACTACTGATTTGTCATTTGATGAATCGTTTGATCTTGCATTACTTAGTTGAACAATGTCAGAATTTTTTTCATCTCGTTCTGTTTTTGTAACTTGGGTATAATCAGAGTCTTCTGAAAATGAGTTTGTATTTGAAGTGGTAGAGTCTGAAGTACGTGTGTATGTAGTCTTTGAGTCAGATGTACGTGTGTATGTAGTCTTTGAGTCTGAAGTGGTAGAGTCTGAAGTGGTAGAGTCTGAAGTGGTAGAGTCTGAAGTGGTAGAGTCTGAAGTGGTAGAGTCTGAAGTGGCAGAGTCTGAAGTGGCAGAGTCTGAAGTGGCAGAGTCTGAAGTGGCAGANNNNNNNNNNNNNNNAAGTGGCAGAGTCTGAAGTGGCAGAGTCTGAAGTGGCAGAGTCTGAAGTGGCAGAGTCTGAAGATTCAGATAATTGTATTAGATTAGCATATTTTTGATCCCCAATGGTTTTCACCACATCATCAGAATTCACAAATGGAGACTGTACAGATTCAAATCCATCTCTAGCAAAGTCAGAAAGATTGGTTGTCGCCCTTGTTTTTGTTACATCCTGTAATGCATTAAGACGAGGGATATTTTCAACACTAGTACTAATTTGAACTATATTTTCACCTTGAACTTCTATATCAGAAAGACTTTGGATTTTTTCAATTGTTGCAGGATCAGTGTTAGATAATTCTAAGACAATTCTAGTTTTACCCTGATAGGAATCAACACCATATTGCCATGCATTTTCGTCGGGAGCCTCATCTTGTAAAAGTTCTCTGATTTCATTATCTGCTTTCTTTACCATAACACCTGGATTCTTTTGTTGCTGGATTTCTGAGGATACTTCTTTAACTTTATCTTTTACGTTTTCTATTTCAACAGTTACACCAGGTTTAACTTCCAAAATCTTTTCAAAATATTGTAATTTTACTTTTTGAGTATCTTTGATTAATTGTTGTTCAATCTGTTCTAATTGATCTCTATAATTTTGATCAGGAGATTTTCCTTCATACTCTTTGTTAAGAGTCTTTATTGCTAATTTCGAGAGAACTTTTTCAACTAAAATTCCTTTTTTAGAATCTTTTTGAGCTTCTTTAACAGAGTAATCAATTTCGTCAGATTCATCGTCTGATTCGTCTTCAGATTCATCAATTATTTTATCAACTGCTTTTACAACAGCCTCTTTAATTTTCATTTTAATTTCAGCTTCTAATTTTTTTGCTTTTTCCTCATTCTTTTTTGCATTCTCTGCTACTTTGGCGGCATGTTTTACTGCATTCTCTGCTGCTTTGTCTG is a genomic window containing:
- a CDS encoding lamin tail domain-containing protein, translating into MIRNLSLVLSLVLLAGIIVPVYAQTNSEHVVINEVDINPPGNDATSISEWVEIYNPTNSDVDLGGWKIASTTVLKKTMTIPDGTIIKPGQFLTYSYQSVWFTDSNEMVELRDKNGVVVDKTPLIADIQNDFKSWQRLFDGYDFDSSDDWKFATSTAGSSNGKILETKASDEVTVTASTDKSSYLFGQTATITGSVSKEVFIVKPFFQSEPIKVEISGPNYFQSLKLYPDLNLKYKTTLNLHQVLGIKEGEYTVSVFYAGASAKTNFSVGYELLEQKTKDDSSLSIITDKSQYIPGQLVSITGVTSETIPFEGMKLTVKDPQGKVVSSGNLYPTKDKFSTSLFLTTVNPVYGTYEVYAEYFDKSALIYFDVNKDVKENVPISLWTDKEVYGLGETVNITGRLNDKWVDSFDLEIVQTKNLSLGGSTGGGSTLKILDVVRLDGDSKFKYSFKIPQSDTRLGGYSIKVSKDIGSATKFIQVVKDPSTYVKSNVPLTVFTDKTLYEFGLDKKIIITGQIANTVSRASFETAPVKVTILTEDGKPLQIIGSSDAGKLSTSGVSIGYDFTAIPESSGIFTVTTELSKLIFSEGKYTVQAKYEGLSASTSFETANSLDLKDGAILSLDKEVYGLGETVRLTGIFPPLADKFPVISITKPDGSRSDFGAVIDDQRFSFDWKTPIAEKTQNLKIDDKERDVKKSNFGIYKIKVSTASESKVLFFKVSPDPENDTLSKTPIFVTTEKSLYKAGEKLKVVGNIIKRTQGDSGQGLVVPERVSIKVVDGKFPYKQIHESSVYPSQGGDFTSLFELPATIFAEGSYTVKATYANTRTETTFSVVNDFTFGVDAPLSLLLFTGKSEYYPGDVVEISGKPNKLIYLEKFEVSVAKKTGSEITCGSFICGKSHGPVTTIRPSSSGTFTYQFTIPSSPSAIGSYEALVDADFEAKSIKFNVVEKPKTPTLDTLIEKENRLSEDAISIFTAEKTVNDQTVAPRVISGSLITPTRGDESNVNLKVSSESGVCIIGTDADCLVSESTRKPGQIYDVVEVDGMSLNVRYSGPDVRLEKFSILPESSDAFLSDANWNVEIIKDDQASRFYYKITYKTLE
- a CDS encoding S8 family serine peptidase, with amino-acid sequence SATSDSATSDSATSDSATSDSTTSDSTTSDSTTSDSTTSDSTTSDSKTTYTRTSDSKTTYTRTSDSTTSNTNSFSEDSDYTQVTKTERDEKNSDIVQLSNARSNDSSNDKSVVKSSSNSDSANANDSPNDKSIIRTSNSDKYPVSEGVFSTNVDIVHGSGITGEDVKVAVLDIVFDTENPKISDNIVDFKSFRNSFENSMVLQSIEQGESQSHGTAVAEIISDVAPNSGLYLYEMNTDVEFGRAIDEAIANNVDVIAMAAGWPNLPTDGSSHITKKVEEAINHGISVIVPSGNFAEKHWEGSFSDSDLNSWHEFAESDEGLSLSVSESQINNKVPIMIYLNWNDGMGDSSDFDLVLVDPLGQIVDYSANTQTSDSEKTESVFFMPQMAGLYALGISYVGELKSPSDVPKHSTMELFSVNNSIEYPVSSGSVVVPADAKGVIVVGAVNSMDGKLESFSSHGPTNNGKSVPSVVGPNGVTTIAYGGNLFYGTSATTPHVAGIVALMIDSNSELSPEQLLNEIEQNARPNSSQGNNLNEYGYGIVDASFIASQN
- a CDS encoding DUF367 family protein is translated as MKLQVLMFYQDDPKKCTAAKMVKFGLAQNIKKIGTKGLVLDPFSEKTLLPKDKFLINSIIGIDCSWNLADQAFSKKFNGIKRKLPPLLAGNPVNYSKLNKLTTAEALSASLIILGEKEQGLELLNKFKWGHTFYELNKNLFDEYSKLENESQIDLILKDYGLA
- a CDS encoding DNRLRE domain-containing protein — translated: MKTLTTTEHSGIKLLSVMVIAGVVFSGMTFFMLGNGFTSSLLSDKNYEMLCNTGLCFDPSSASFPTGIFIQQSQGFDSQMMGTNTDSFSAFRAVKTSVSDIQFTENSAILFSSKDSFVREGLQQSNEGASEVLRVMGSGPTNNRVLVGFDEAQLGTALGDKTLDSAKLKIFVVDNDGRWQEGQSVTVRSLTEPWQEGVGSNAPFANFVGTQKGVTWDCSDENACENWDGGSFMATVTDTVVISNDISGKWIEFDVTKDIMAYLDGTPNYGWVIMKSDEDSSGRINIAARETQANIPQLELTFT